The following proteins are co-located in the Dromiciops gliroides isolate mDroGli1 chromosome 2, mDroGli1.pri, whole genome shotgun sequence genome:
- the CTSA gene encoding lysosomal protective protein isoform X2, producing the protein MGPATLLLLLLPLLVPPPAEAAPKKDEILYLPGLAKQPAFQQYSGYLNVAGGKHLHYWFVESQNDPQHNPVVLWLNGGPGCSSLDGLLTEHGPFLIQPDGSTLKYNPYSWNLNANVLYLESPAGVGFSYSDDKNYVTNDTEVAQNNYEALQEFFRLFPEFRSNQLFLTGESYAGIYIPTLAVLVMQDPSMNLQGLAVGNGLSCYEQNDNSLVYFAYYHGLLGNRLWSALQTHCCSQGRCNFHDNQDPICTSNLLEVSRIVSNSGLNIYNLYAPCAGGVPGHTRHEKNMLVIQDMGNLFTRLPMKRMWHQALLRTAAGVRLDPPCTNTTAPSTYLNSHYVRKALHIPESVPRWDMCNFVVNSNYQRLYQTMIEQYLKLLSAQKYRILVYNGDVDMACNFMGDEWFVDSLNQKVEVQRRPWLVSDGNGEQIAGFVKEFANMAFLTIKGAGHMVPTDKPLAALTMFTRFLNKEPY; encoded by the exons ATGGGCCCGGCCactctcctgctgctgctgctgcctctatTGGTGCCACCCCCGGCCGAGGCGGCGCCCAAAAAAGATGAGATTCTCTACCTTCCGGGACTGGCGAAGCAGCCAGCCTTTCAGCAGTACTCCGGCTACTTGAACGTCGCAGGCGGCAAGCACTTGCATTACTG GTTTGTGGAATCCCAGAACGATCCTCAGCATAATCCTGTGGTTCTGTGGCTCAATGGGGGCCCAGGATGCAGCTCCTTAGATGGACTCCTCACTGAGCATGGCCCCTTCTTG atCCAGCCGGATGGAAGTACCTTGAAATATAACCCCTATTCCTGGAACTTG AATGCCAACGTGCTGTACCTTGAATCCCCCGCTGGGGTGGGCTTCTCCTATTCTGATGATAAAAACTATGTGACCAACGACACTGAG GTTGCCCAAAACAACTATGAAGCGCTCCAAGAATTCTTCCGCCTCTTCCCTGAATTCCGTAGCAATCAGCTGTTTCTTACTGGGGAGAGCTATGCTGGCATCTACATCCCTACATTGGCTGTGTTGGTCATGCAGGATCCCAGCATGAATCTACAG GGCCTGGCTGTGGGCAACGGACTCTCTTGCTATGAACAGAATGATAACTCTTTGGTCTACTTTGCCTATTACCATGGGCTGTTGGGCAACAG GCTATGGTCCGCCCTTCAGACTCACTGCTGCTCCCAGGGGAGGTGCAATTTCCATGACAACCAGGACCCAATCTGTACCTCAAAT CTGTTGGAGGTGTCTCGTATCGTAAGCAATTCGGGGCTCAACATCTACAACCTCTATGCTCCCTGTGCTGGTGGAGTTCCTGGCCACACCAG GCATGAGAAGAATATGTTGGTGATACAGGATATGGGGAACCTCTTCACCCGGCTGCCAATGAAGCGGATGTGGCACCAG GCACTGTTGAGAACTGCAGCAGGCGTGCGGCTGGATCCACCCTGTACCAATACCACAGCGCCCTCCACTTATCTAAACAGCCACTATGTTCGCAAGGCCCTACACATCCCCGAGTCTGTGCCACGCTGGGACATGTGCAA CTTTGTGGTGAACAGTAACTATCAGCGCCTCTATCAGACCATGATTGAGCAATACCTGAAACTGCTCAGTGCCCAG AAATATCGCATCCTGGTGTACAACGGGGATGTGGACATGGCTTGTAACTTCATGGGAGATGAGTGGTTTGTGGATTCCTTGAACCAGAAG GTCGAGGTACAGCGGCGGCCATGGCTTGTGTCTGACGGGAACGGGGAGCAAATTGCTGGCTTTGTGAAGGAGTTCGCCAACATGGCCTTCCTCACTATCAAG GGAGCTGGCCACATGGTACCCACCGACAAGCCCCTGGCAGCTTTAACCATGTTCACGAGGTTCTTGAACAAGGAGCCCTACTAA
- the CTSA gene encoding lysosomal protective protein isoform X1 produces MGPATLLLLLLPLLVPPPAEAAPKKDEILYLPGLAKQPAFQQYSGYLNVAGGKHLHYWFVESQNDPQHNPVVLWLNGGPGCSSLDGLLTEHGPFLIQPDGSTLKYNPYSWNLNANVLYLESPAGVGFSYSDDKNYVTNDTEVAQNNYEALQEFFRLFPEFRSNQLFLTGESYAGIYIPTLAVLVMQDPSMNLQGLAVGNGLSCYEQNDNSLVYFAYYHGLLGNRLWSALQTHCCSQGRCNFHDNQDPICTSNLLEVSRIVSNSGLNIYNLYAPCAGGVPGHTRHEKNMLVIQDMGNLFTRLPMKRMWHQQALLRTAAGVRLDPPCTNTTAPSTYLNSHYVRKALHIPESVPRWDMCNFVVNSNYQRLYQTMIEQYLKLLSAQKYRILVYNGDVDMACNFMGDEWFVDSLNQKVEVQRRPWLVSDGNGEQIAGFVKEFANMAFLTIKGAGHMVPTDKPLAALTMFTRFLNKEPY; encoded by the exons ATGGGCCCGGCCactctcctgctgctgctgctgcctctatTGGTGCCACCCCCGGCCGAGGCGGCGCCCAAAAAAGATGAGATTCTCTACCTTCCGGGACTGGCGAAGCAGCCAGCCTTTCAGCAGTACTCCGGCTACTTGAACGTCGCAGGCGGCAAGCACTTGCATTACTG GTTTGTGGAATCCCAGAACGATCCTCAGCATAATCCTGTGGTTCTGTGGCTCAATGGGGGCCCAGGATGCAGCTCCTTAGATGGACTCCTCACTGAGCATGGCCCCTTCTTG atCCAGCCGGATGGAAGTACCTTGAAATATAACCCCTATTCCTGGAACTTG AATGCCAACGTGCTGTACCTTGAATCCCCCGCTGGGGTGGGCTTCTCCTATTCTGATGATAAAAACTATGTGACCAACGACACTGAG GTTGCCCAAAACAACTATGAAGCGCTCCAAGAATTCTTCCGCCTCTTCCCTGAATTCCGTAGCAATCAGCTGTTTCTTACTGGGGAGAGCTATGCTGGCATCTACATCCCTACATTGGCTGTGTTGGTCATGCAGGATCCCAGCATGAATCTACAG GGCCTGGCTGTGGGCAACGGACTCTCTTGCTATGAACAGAATGATAACTCTTTGGTCTACTTTGCCTATTACCATGGGCTGTTGGGCAACAG GCTATGGTCCGCCCTTCAGACTCACTGCTGCTCCCAGGGGAGGTGCAATTTCCATGACAACCAGGACCCAATCTGTACCTCAAAT CTGTTGGAGGTGTCTCGTATCGTAAGCAATTCGGGGCTCAACATCTACAACCTCTATGCTCCCTGTGCTGGTGGAGTTCCTGGCCACACCAG GCATGAGAAGAATATGTTGGTGATACAGGATATGGGGAACCTCTTCACCCGGCTGCCAATGAAGCGGATGTGGCACCAG CAGGCACTGTTGAGAACTGCAGCAGGCGTGCGGCTGGATCCACCCTGTACCAATACCACAGCGCCCTCCACTTATCTAAACAGCCACTATGTTCGCAAGGCCCTACACATCCCCGAGTCTGTGCCACGCTGGGACATGTGCAA CTTTGTGGTGAACAGTAACTATCAGCGCCTCTATCAGACCATGATTGAGCAATACCTGAAACTGCTCAGTGCCCAG AAATATCGCATCCTGGTGTACAACGGGGATGTGGACATGGCTTGTAACTTCATGGGAGATGAGTGGTTTGTGGATTCCTTGAACCAGAAG GTCGAGGTACAGCGGCGGCCATGGCTTGTGTCTGACGGGAACGGGGAGCAAATTGCTGGCTTTGTGAAGGAGTTCGCCAACATGGCCTTCCTCACTATCAAG GGAGCTGGCCACATGGTACCCACCGACAAGCCCCTGGCAGCTTTAACCATGTTCACGAGGTTCTTGAACAAGGAGCCCTACTAA
- the NEURL2 gene encoding neuralized-like protein 2 translates to MAAAPGPVPDPAGGAPYREPPPTRFHEVHGVNIRVDPSGTRATRVESFANGLCFSREPLAPGQVFLVEIEEKELGWCGHLRLGLTALDPGSLAPVPEYSLPDLVSLGRSWVFAITRHHNRVVAEGQEGEPPGRPPGLLDEPYLHIEQLRIPRDRLVGRSRPGRYSHLLDQLYELNVLPPTARRSRLGVLFCPRPDGTADMHILINGEDMGPSARGLPTTQPLYAVVDVFASTKSVRLVQLEYGLPSLQTLCRIVIQRSVIHRLAIDGLHLPTGLKDFCKWGRPSKLLSQPLWSHGASGGDPWRAKPSEPES, encoded by the exons ATGGCGGCGGCCCCAGGGCCCGTTCCGGACCCTGCCGGAGGCGCTCCGTACAGGGAGCCGCCCCCGACCCGTTTCCACGAGGTCCACGGGGTCAACATCCGCGTGGACCCGTCGGGGACTCGGGCCACCCGCGTGGAGAGCTTCGCGAACGGCCTGTGCTTCAGCCGTGAGCCGCTGGCCCCGGGCCAGGTGTTCCTGGTGGAGATTGAGGAGAAAGAGCTGGGCTGGTGCGGCCACTTGCGCCTGGGCCTGACCGCCCTGGACCCCGGCAGCCTGGCCCCCGTGCCCGAGTACTCGCTGCCAGATCTGGTCAGTCTGGGCCGGAGTTGGGTCTTCGCCATCACTCGCCACCACAACCGCGTGGTCGCCGAAGGCCAAGAGGGGGAGCCGCCGGGCCGGCCGCCTGGCCTACTGGACGAACCCTATTTGCACATCGAACAGCTACGGATCCCCCGCGACCGCCTGGTGGGCCGCAGTCGGCCGGGCCGCTACAGCCACCTGCTGGACCAGCTGTATGAGCTCAACGTGCTACCGCCCACCGCGCGGCGCAGCCGCCTCGGGGTGCTCTTCTGCCCGCGGCCGGACGGCACGGCCGACATGCACATCCTCATTAACGGGGAGGACATGGGCCCCAGCGCCCGAGGGCTGCCCACCACCCAGCCCCTCTATGCTGTGGTGGATGTCTTCGCGTCCACCAAGAGTGTGCGTCTGGTGCAGCTGGAATATGGAT TGCCCTCCCTTCAGACCCTATGCCGAATTGTCATTCAGAGAAGTGTGATACATCGGCTTGCCATTGATGGGCTCCACCTGCCCACAGGGCTCAAGGATTTCTGCAA GTGGGGCAGGCCCTCCAaactcctctctcagcctctatGGTCCCATGGAGCCAGTGGTGGTGACCCCTGGAGGGCCAAGCCCTCTGAGCCAGAAAGCTGA
- the ZSWIM1 gene encoding zinc finger SWIM domain-containing protein 1, which yields MALTSLKELQAGDPDTLLVFEMGKNSQLDSLRYQSPIMRQVFMRFPEVLFIHRTPNPRGKILYTFLVDGPGVLPESSLTRIVYFSVPVKENTEGLVQLLQTFKKFNPDWERICTILVDPYFSLLPVLAMEFPSAEILLSAFHVCKFLQGKFYRLALEPSVKQLLLTTLKNTVCSATASNLKKMHTLLSDSVPQDLQPDLHLGWLLDDRIWLAHRWRSKAESICYFQDLEITTRLLSQFFGIELSLERSILSLLRYLKQNMEKEGASNLDLTIPANCTPLEPSAEINKFQEVEACIQHSLQTICAEPAAQLCLGEFAVVQRSVQLIGSSTDKVNVQILEDVHEVRLQGPGSCTCHFSKTFGLPCRHILTVLSSRHQVLQPEMLPEQWKPGRRTPPGSVASLANILGSRWNVGLDKELLVAFLTGEVRRLLLQCSREEFERRYNTLRELADSWIGPYFQVQV from the coding sequence ATGGCCCTAACCTCTTTGAAGGAGCTCCAGGCTGGGGACCCTGACACCTTGCTAGTTTTTGAGATGGGCAAGAACTCCCAGTTGGATTCCCTGCGCTACCAGTCCCCCATCATGCGGCAAGTGTTCATGAGGTTCCCAGAGGTGTTGTTCATACATCGGACCCCAAACCCCCGAGGCAAAATACTGTACACCTTCCTGGTGGACGGCCCCGGGGTGCTGCCCGAGAGCAGCCTGACCAGGATAGTGTATTTCTCTGTCCCAGTCAAGGAGAACACGGAGGGCTTGGTTCAGCTACTCCAGACTTTCAAAAAATTTAACCCTGATTGGGAGAGAATTTGCACCATCCTGGTGGATCCTTATTTCTCCCTCTTGCCTGTTCTAGCTATGGAGTTTCCATCCGCAGAAATACTTCTGTCTGCCTTTCATGTATGTAAGTTTCTTCAGGGAAAGTTCTACCGACTTGCCCTAGAGCCCTCAGTGAAGCAGCTGCTGCTCACGACCCTGAAGAATACTGTGTGTTCAGCTACAGCCAGTAACCTGAAGAAAATGCACACTCTCCTTAGTGACTCTGTCCCCCAGGACCTGCAGCCTGACCTTCACCTGGGCTGGTTACTAGATGACCGCATCTGGCTGGCACACAGGTGGAGGAGCAAGGCTGAAAGCATCTGCTACTTTCAGGACCTAGAGATCACAACCCGACTCTTAAGCCAATTCTTTGGTATTGAATTGTCTTTGGAAAGGAGTATCCTTTCCTTGCTAAGGTATTTGAAGCAGAACATGGAGAAGGAAGGGGCCTCCAACCTAGACCTAACTATCCCAGCCAACTGTACCCCACTGGAGCCTTCTGCAGAAATTAACAAGTTCCAAGAGGTGGAAGCCTGCATCCAACATTCCTTGCAAACTATTTGTGCTGAACCTGCTGCGCAGCTCTGCTTGGGAGAATTTGCTGTGGTCCAGAGGTCTGTACAGCTGATTGGCTCAAGCACAGACAAGGTGAATGTCCAGATCCTAGAGGATGTACATGAAGTACGCCTGCAAGGCCCAGGCAGCTGTACCTGCCACTTCAGCAAAACATTTGGCTTGCCCTGCCGACATATCCTCACTGTCCTAAGCTCCCGACATCAAGTGCTGCAGCCTGAAATGCTACCTGAACAATGGAAACCTGGTAGAAGGACACCCCCAGGAAGTGTAGCCAGCCTTGCCAATATCCTGGGCAGCAGGTGGAATGTGGGCCTGGACAAGGAGCTGCTGGTAGCATTCCTCACGGGGGAGGTGAGGCGACTTTTGCTTCAGTGCAGCCGGGAAGAGTTTGAGCGACGTTACAACACCCTCCGGGAACTGGCAGATAGCTGGATTGGACCTTATTTCCAAGTGCAAGTCTAG